The Longimicrobium sp. genome contains the following window.
GCGAGGGCGAGCTGTGCGCGCTCTCGGACCTGGCGTGCGCCGTAGGGAAGAAGGCGCCGATTGCCATCCGCATCAACCCCGACATCGAGAGCCCCACCCCGCACGCCTACACGCGCACCGGCCACGCGGCCACCAAGTTCGGCATCGCGGCCGAGCGCGCGCGGGACCTGTACTGCATCGCCGCCAAGCTGCCGGGGATCCGGGTGCGCGGGATCGACGTGCACATCGGCTCGCAGATCCTGGAGGTGGAGCCGTTCGGGCGGGCGCTCGCGGCGGTGCTGGACCTGGCGCACGAGCTCCGGCAGGAGGAGATCCCGCTGGAGTTCCTGGACCTGGGCGGGGGGCTCGGGATCTCGTACACGGGCGAGCCGGCGGTGAGCGCGCGCGAGTTCGCCGAGGTGGTGCTGCCGCAGGTGGCCGAGACGGGGCTCAAGCTGGTGGTGGAGCCGGGCCGCTTCGTGGTGGGCGAGGCCGGCGCGCTGGTGACGCGGGTGATCTACGTGAAGGAGGGCGGGGGCAAGCGCTTCGTGATCACCGACGCGGGGATGAACGACCTGCTGCGCCCCAGCCACTACTCGGGGTGGCACGCGGTGGAGCTGGTGGAGGGGCAGGGCCGCGAGACGGGCACGGTGGACATCGTGGGCCCGATCTGCGAGACGGGCGACTTCCTGGCGCTCGACCGCGAGATGGAGGTGCCCAGGCCCGGCGAGCTGCTGGCGATCCACACGGTGGGCGCGTACGGCTTCGCGATGAGCTCGCAGTACAACCAGCGCCCCCGCCCCGCCGAGGTGCTGGTGGACGGCGACACCGCCACCCTGGTGCGCCGCCGCGAGACCTTCGACGACCTGGTGGCGGCGGAGGTGGGGCTGTAGGGGTCGCCGCCGCAAAAGGCGGCTGAAGCCGCGGCTACAACTGCAGAAAGCCTCGCAGACTGCGCGAGGCTTCAACAGCATCGGGTCAGCGCAGACCCACCTTTCGCTCTCCCTCTCCTGATCTCCTACCGCCCGACAGATGACGATCGCCACCGGTGAGGCGGGCTCTCCTCCGCAGGCGCGCGGCGCGCGGGTGGACGCGCGGCCCGGCGCGTGGGGGATGGGGCTCGCGCTGCCGCTGGCGGTGCTCGCGCTCGCCGTGGCGGCGGAGCTCGTGGCGATCCTCGTGCTGAACGGCGGGCGGCTCGTCTACTCGCTCGACGACCCGTACATCCACATGGCGCTGGCGGAGGAGATCGCGCGGGGGCACTACGGGGTGAACCCGGGTGAGGTCTCGTCGCCGTCGTCCAGCATCCTCTGGCCGCTGCTGCTAGTCCCGCTCGCCCGCACGGCGCTGGCGGGCTGGGCGCCGCTGCTGCTGAACCTGGCCGCCGCGACGGGGACGGTCGCGATCGGCGCGCGGCTGCTGCGGCTGGCGGCCGGGGACGCGCCGCCGCGCTCGCGCGAGTGGATGGCGGGGATCGCCGGCGTGGGGCTGATCGTGGCGGGCAACCAGCTCTTCCTGGTCTTCGGAGGGATGGAGCACGTGCTCCAGATCGCCCTGGCCG
Protein-coding sequences here:
- the lysA gene encoding diaminopimelate decarboxylase, with product CEDVPIPDLVARWATPLYVYSRGSIRRRYRELDEALAPVPHLIAYSVKANPNLAVLRTLAEMGAGADVVSGGELRRARLAGIPGERIVFSGVGKTVNELALGLNEDIYAFNVESEGELCALSDLACAVGKKAPIAIRINPDIESPTPHAYTRTGHAATKFGIAAERARDLYCIAAKLPGIRVRGIDVHIGSQILEVEPFGRALAAVLDLAHELRQEEIPLEFLDLGGGLGISYTGEPAVSAREFAEVVLPQVAETGLKLVVEPGRFVVGEAGALVTRVIYVKEGGGKRFVITDAGMNDLLRPSHYSGWHAVELVEGQGRETGTVDIVGPICETGDFLALDREMEVPRPGELLAIHTVGAYGFAMSSQYNQRPRPAEVLVDGDTATLVRRRETFDDLVAAEVGL